A region of Pyxidicoccus parkwaysis DNA encodes the following proteins:
- the lpoB gene encoding penicillin-binding protein activator LpoB yields MNTRSLILSACLAASLSACYGPRAYTRGTYEDPNTIEMLSDRFNENDLQLIAKKMAASLAESPRFQQPRQDGSLPIVLVGKLKNSTSEHIDMRSLGDKIQTALAQTGRFALVDQQARQDIAEEYEYQQSGYVDPNAAKGPGNQASVDFLMTGDLASIIQEVGADKLVYYKMTAKLSNVRTGLIEWTDEKQIRKKFEKQGVSW; encoded by the coding sequence ATGAACACCCGCAGCCTGATTCTGTCCGCCTGCCTCGCCGCCTCGCTGTCCGCGTGCTACGGCCCGCGCGCCTATACGCGTGGCACGTACGAGGACCCCAACACCATCGAGATGCTGTCGGACCGCTTCAACGAGAACGACCTGCAGCTCATCGCCAAGAAGATGGCGGCGTCGCTGGCCGAGTCTCCGCGCTTCCAGCAGCCCCGGCAGGACGGCTCGCTGCCCATCGTCCTCGTGGGCAAGCTGAAGAACAGCACCTCCGAGCACATCGACATGCGCTCGCTGGGTGACAAGATTCAGACGGCGCTGGCGCAGACGGGCCGCTTCGCGCTGGTGGACCAGCAGGCGCGCCAGGACATCGCCGAGGAGTACGAGTACCAGCAGTCCGGCTACGTGGACCCGAACGCCGCCAAGGGCCCGGGCAACCAGGCCTCGGTGGACTTCCTGATGACGGGCGACCTCGCCTCCATCATCCAGGAGGTCGGCGCCGACAAGCTCGTGTACTACAAGATGACGGCGAAGCTGAGCAACGTGCGCACCGGCCTCATCGAGTGGACGGACGAGAAGCAGATTCGCAAGAAGTTCGAGAAGCAGGGCGTGAGCTGGTAG
- a CDS encoding COG3014 family protein, which translates to MSFHTPGPVHPFRWAGLALLSLSLLSSCVAGDYVARTRDVRAAYQSEDYKRALDTLEATARTAVEKDRLLVLFDKGMVLHAAGQWAESNSVLEEAERLSGQLDAISISEEAGALLSNERQRAYRGEDFEKLMISVLQALNYTELGDDEAAMVEVRQVNERLEKMVSDEKKPYEQLAIARYLGGIIREDQRDWDGAYIDYAKAYELEPRLGALVEPLLRLAKLAGRDEAYAELVQKYPDVPHAPLAPGESQVVVVVEAGLAPEKERASRDGGSGGALIEIPEYRDRGRAPVVDVSLDGESRDAVTVTSIADVARVHLNDRVGRMLAKQLAGVAVKAGVAAGIGALTKSDEAGALTFLLLNALNAPDLRSWLSLPAEFQVARFRVKSGSHTVRVRAHGRTTERTVDVKPGRVGLIVVRRY; encoded by the coding sequence ATGAGCTTCCACACTCCTGGCCCGGTCCACCCCTTCCGGTGGGCCGGGCTGGCCCTGTTGAGCCTGTCGCTGTTGTCCAGCTGCGTGGCGGGTGACTACGTCGCCCGCACGCGAGACGTCCGCGCGGCGTACCAGTCCGAGGACTACAAGCGCGCGCTGGACACGCTGGAGGCCACGGCGCGCACGGCCGTGGAGAAGGACCGGCTGCTGGTGCTGTTCGACAAGGGCATGGTGCTGCACGCCGCCGGGCAATGGGCGGAGAGCAACAGCGTGCTGGAGGAGGCGGAGCGGCTCAGCGGGCAGCTCGACGCCATCTCCATCAGCGAGGAGGCCGGGGCGCTGCTGTCCAACGAGCGCCAGCGCGCGTACCGCGGGGAGGACTTCGAGAAGCTGATGATTTCCGTCCTCCAGGCGCTCAACTACACCGAGCTGGGCGACGACGAGGCGGCCATGGTGGAGGTCCGCCAGGTCAACGAGCGCCTGGAGAAGATGGTCTCCGACGAGAAGAAGCCGTACGAGCAGCTCGCGATAGCGCGCTACCTCGGCGGCATCATCCGCGAGGACCAGCGCGACTGGGACGGGGCCTACATCGACTACGCGAAGGCGTATGAATTGGAGCCCCGGCTGGGTGCGCTGGTGGAGCCGCTGTTGCGCCTGGCGAAGCTGGCGGGCCGGGACGAGGCGTACGCGGAGCTGGTGCAGAAGTACCCGGACGTGCCGCACGCGCCGCTCGCCCCGGGCGAGTCGCAAGTCGTGGTGGTGGTGGAGGCGGGCCTCGCACCGGAGAAGGAGCGCGCCTCGCGGGACGGCGGCAGCGGCGGCGCCCTGATTGAGATTCCCGAGTACCGGGACCGCGGCCGCGCGCCGGTGGTGGATGTGTCGCTGGACGGCGAGTCGCGGGATGCAGTCACGGTGACGTCGATTGCGGACGTGGCGCGTGTGCACCTCAACGACCGCGTCGGGCGCATGTTGGCGAAGCAGCTCGCGGGCGTGGCGGTGAAGGCCGGCGTCGCGGCGGGCATCGGCGCCCTGACGAAGAGCGACGAGGCGGGCGCGCTCACCTTCCTCCTGCTCAACGCGCTCAACGCGCCAGACCTGCGTTCCTGGTTGTCCCTGCCGGCGGAGTTCCAGGTGGCGCGCTTCCGGGTGAAGTCGGGCAGCCACACGGTGCGGGTGCGGGCCCATGGCCGGACGACGGAGCGCACGGTGGACGTGAAGCCCGGCCGGGTGGGGCTCATCGTCGTGCGGCGCTACTGA
- a CDS encoding ZIP family metal transporter produces MSSVAATVALYSLIIVLGALLGAVAVVFTERPTHLVRFLAFAAGVMLGAAFFHMLPEAYTGGGWWAFALVPAGFAFLLVLERYLVAHAGEDLPGDHMSGTGEPAAPGQVLGFTAFLGLSTHTLFDGIALGSAVEEGVGLMALLAIVAHKVPSALSLATILKTEGRSRGSILLLSTLYGMMVPAGALLYFLFDAALHFESLAAKALAFSAGTFLYIAVSDLLPHVHRHGKDQPGRNILALFVGLLVMFVLARLMGHPAGH; encoded by the coding sequence ATGTCGTCCGTCGCGGCCACGGTGGCCCTCTATTCGCTCATCATCGTCCTCGGCGCGCTGCTGGGGGCGGTGGCGGTGGTGTTTACCGAGCGGCCCACGCACCTGGTGCGCTTCCTCGCCTTCGCGGCGGGAGTGATGCTGGGCGCGGCCTTCTTCCACATGCTGCCGGAGGCGTACACGGGCGGCGGGTGGTGGGCGTTCGCGCTGGTGCCGGCGGGCTTCGCCTTCCTCCTCGTGCTGGAGCGCTACCTCGTGGCGCACGCGGGCGAGGATTTGCCCGGCGACCACATGTCCGGCACCGGCGAGCCGGCGGCGCCCGGACAGGTGCTGGGCTTCACGGCGTTCCTCGGGCTGTCCACGCACACGCTGTTCGACGGAATCGCGCTGGGCTCGGCGGTGGAGGAGGGCGTGGGGCTGATGGCGCTCTTGGCCATCGTCGCGCACAAGGTGCCCTCGGCGCTGTCGCTGGCGACCATCCTCAAGACGGAGGGCCGCTCGCGCGGCTCCATCCTGCTCTTGTCCACGCTGTACGGGATGATGGTGCCGGCGGGCGCGCTGCTCTACTTCCTCTTCGACGCGGCGCTGCACTTCGAGAGCCTCGCCGCCAAGGCGCTGGCCTTCTCCGCGGGCACGTTCCTCTACATCGCGGTGAGTGACTTGCTGCCGCACGTGCACCGGCACGGCAAGGACCAGCCCGGGCGCAACATCCTGGCGCTCTTCGTGGGACTGCTCGTGATGTTCGTCCTCGCGCGGTTGATGGGGCACCCGGCCGGACACTGA
- a CDS encoding response regulator, whose translation MHTVLLVDDDPSLLRLYTRVLENLGCTVATAPDGREALTMAPVLCPDLIITDVTMPKMDGLELCRALREDAALRGIPVIVHSALDAVVTPPGVAFLRKSGDLKEFGTQVIRSLSEARLARRLTPAA comes from the coding sequence ATGCACACCGTCCTGCTGGTTGACGACGACCCTTCCCTGCTCCGGCTCTACACCCGGGTTCTGGAGAACCTGGGCTGTACCGTCGCCACGGCCCCGGATGGACGGGAGGCGCTGACGATGGCGCCCGTCCTGTGCCCCGACCTCATCATCACCGACGTGACGATGCCGAAGATGGACGGGCTCGAGCTGTGCCGGGCCCTGCGCGAGGACGCGGCGCTGCGCGGCATCCCCGTCATCGTCCACAGCGCCCTGGACGCGGTGGTGACGCCCCCGGGCGTGGCCTTCCTGCGCAAGTCAGGCGACCTGAAGGAGTTCGGCACCCAGGTCATCCGCAGCCTCTCCGAGGCGCGGCTCGCGCGACGCCTCACCCCAGCCGCCTGA
- a CDS encoding CBS domain-containing protein: protein MLTVGDLMTRDVVTLKETDGLLSVDDLLKRQHIRHLPVVRDGRLVGLVSHRDLLRALGRHAPSSPQPVAIADVMTRGLETVTPDLPARDAIHKLLDGRFDCLPVVDGDARLVGIVTASDFLRLASRLLDAAEGRRGEAPGVPAS, encoded by the coding sequence ATGCTCACCGTGGGCGATTTGATGACCCGTGACGTCGTCACGCTGAAGGAGACGGACGGCCTGCTCTCCGTCGATGACCTGCTGAAGCGCCAGCACATCCGGCACCTGCCCGTGGTGCGGGACGGAAGGCTGGTGGGGCTGGTGAGCCACAGGGACTTGCTCCGCGCGCTGGGCCGGCACGCGCCGTCCTCGCCCCAGCCGGTGGCCATCGCGGACGTGATGACGCGCGGGCTGGAGACGGTGACGCCGGACCTGCCGGCGCGCGACGCCATCCACAAGTTGCTCGACGGACGCTTCGACTGCCTTCCCGTGGTGGACGGTGATGCCCGGCTGGTGGGCATCGTCACCGCGTCCGACTTCCTGCGGCTGGCCTCGCGGCTGCTCGACGCGGCGGAAGGGCGGCGGGGCGAGGCGCCCGGCGTTCCCGCGTCCTGA
- a CDS encoding class I SAM-dependent methyltransferase, which translates to MEKRTDWYEHPEYYEAIFGTDTVREVDFLQALSKRHGSGGKQWLEPACGAGRLVAEASKRGLQVEGYDISEAMLAHARRRLTPAQRRRVRLSQSRMEAFFEPSLEGRVDLAHCLVSTFRYLDSEAAAREHLIGTRRLLKPDGIYVLGFHLTDYARTTPEHERWVGHVGKDKVVCNTHEGLPERRARRSPMRNRLRVTGPGKDWLIETTWFFRTYSGPQASKLFRDAGLRVAATYDFDYDLESPVLRGSRRLDRVFVLQPA; encoded by the coding sequence ATGGAAAAGCGCACCGACTGGTACGAGCACCCCGAGTACTACGAGGCCATCTTCGGCACCGACACGGTGCGCGAGGTGGACTTCCTCCAGGCGCTCAGCAAGCGCCACGGCTCCGGCGGCAAGCAATGGCTGGAGCCCGCCTGCGGCGCCGGACGGCTGGTGGCCGAGGCCTCGAAGCGGGGCCTCCAGGTGGAGGGCTATGACATCTCCGAGGCGATGCTCGCGCATGCGCGCCGCCGCCTCACGCCCGCGCAGCGCCGCCGCGTGCGGCTGTCTCAGTCGCGCATGGAGGCCTTCTTCGAGCCGTCACTGGAGGGCCGCGTGGACCTGGCGCACTGCCTCGTCTCCACCTTCCGCTACCTGGACAGCGAGGCCGCCGCGCGCGAGCACCTCATCGGTACTCGGAGACTGTTGAAACCCGATGGCATCTACGTGCTGGGCTTCCACCTCACGGACTACGCGCGCACCACGCCGGAGCACGAGCGCTGGGTGGGCCACGTGGGGAAGGACAAGGTCGTCTGCAACACGCACGAGGGCCTGCCCGAGCGCCGCGCGCGCCGCTCCCCCATGCGCAACCGGCTGCGCGTCACGGGGCCGGGGAAGGACTGGCTCATCGAGACGACGTGGTTCTTCCGCACGTACAGCGGGCCCCAGGCCAGCAAGCTCTTCCGCGATGCGGGCCTGCGCGTGGCGGCCACGTACGACTTCGACTACGACCTGGAGTCGCCGGTGCTTCGCGGCAGCCGCCGCCTGGACCGTGTCTTCGTCCTCCAGCCGGCCTGA
- a CDS encoding TfuA-like protein, with protein sequence MRKVFVFTGPTLRPEEARAELDAVYLPPVQQGDVYRAARENPVAIGIIDGFFEHVPAVWHKEILWAMAEGIHVFGASSMGALRAAELEPFGMEGVGEIFSAYLRGEFQDDDDVAVAHAGAEDDWRPLSEAMVNISATLSSAWLSQVVTEDTRSTLERVAKSLFYVERAWPVILARGAREGVLPSQLKALEAWLPTGRVDQKKTDALALLRTLRERLAVGIFPKTVSFPFQHTDAWEEARRRAGRLPLHRNAKPLEGVAPESLLDELRLRGALGTARRASMARALAVEEARRLRREPGEEELRSTAEALLQERGLAPDAFERWQAEQQVEDLGRLLRDESHVRWVETLFEPDVLRHLADHLRLTGEYSDLLERARDKERVLSAAGMSTPRLEDVGITEDSLWRWYFEERQGRQKPESLARAASDGGFPDVDSMRRAALRELCYVLAKADARD encoded by the coding sequence ATGAGGAAGGTGTTCGTCTTCACCGGCCCCACGCTGCGGCCGGAGGAAGCGCGCGCGGAGCTGGACGCCGTCTACCTCCCGCCCGTGCAGCAGGGCGACGTGTACCGGGCCGCGCGGGAGAACCCGGTGGCCATCGGCATCATCGACGGCTTCTTCGAGCACGTGCCCGCGGTGTGGCACAAGGAAATCCTCTGGGCCATGGCCGAGGGCATCCACGTCTTCGGCGCCTCCAGCATGGGCGCGCTCCGCGCGGCGGAATTGGAGCCCTTCGGCATGGAGGGCGTGGGCGAAATCTTCTCGGCCTACCTGCGCGGCGAGTTCCAGGACGACGACGACGTCGCGGTGGCACACGCGGGCGCGGAGGACGACTGGCGCCCGCTGTCCGAGGCGATGGTGAACATCAGCGCCACCCTGTCCTCGGCGTGGCTCTCGCAGGTGGTGACCGAGGACACCCGCTCGACGCTGGAGCGGGTGGCCAAGTCGCTCTTCTACGTGGAGCGCGCGTGGCCGGTGATTCTGGCGCGAGGCGCGCGCGAGGGCGTGCTGCCCTCGCAGCTCAAGGCGCTCGAGGCCTGGCTGCCGACGGGCCGTGTGGACCAGAAGAAGACGGACGCGCTGGCCCTGCTGCGCACCCTGCGCGAGCGGCTGGCCGTCGGCATCTTCCCGAAGACGGTGAGCTTCCCCTTCCAGCACACGGATGCCTGGGAGGAAGCGCGGCGCCGCGCGGGCCGGCTGCCGCTGCACCGGAACGCGAAGCCCCTGGAGGGCGTGGCCCCCGAGTCACTGCTGGACGAGCTGCGCCTGCGCGGCGCGCTGGGAACGGCCCGGCGCGCGAGCATGGCCCGGGCCCTGGCGGTGGAGGAGGCCCGCCGGCTGCGGCGCGAGCCCGGCGAGGAAGAGTTGCGCTCCACCGCCGAGGCGCTGCTCCAGGAGCGGGGCCTGGCACCGGACGCCTTCGAGCGCTGGCAGGCGGAGCAGCAGGTGGAGGACCTGGGCCGGCTGCTGCGCGACGAGTCCCACGTGCGCTGGGTGGAGACGCTCTTCGAGCCGGACGTGCTGCGGCACCTCGCGGACCACCTGCGGCTGACGGGCGAGTACTCGGACTTGCTGGAGCGCGCCCGCGACAAGGAGCGGGTGCTGTCGGCGGCGGGCATGTCCACGCCCCGGCTGGAGGACGTGGGCATCACCGAGGACAGCCTGTGGCGCTGGTACTTCGAGGAGCGCCAGGGCCGGCAGAAGCCGGAGTCCCTCGCCCGGGCCGCGAGCGACGGCGGCTTTCCGGACGTGGACTCCATGCGCAGGGCCGCGCTGCGCGAGCTCTGCTACGTGCTGGCCAAGGCCGACGCGCGCGACTGA
- a CDS encoding YcaO-like family protein: MPLRNTLREPEAAPSSAGTSKRFRLGTHRVVSPQQTLERVRRLMPALGITRIANVTGLDTIGIPVVMVARPNARSLAVSQGKGLTLDAAKASGLMESVEGYHAEHISLPLKLGTYNELRFREAVVDVAGLPRLSVSLFHDNWRMLWVEGVNLMQGTTLWLPFDLVHTDYTLPLPTGSGAFLMSSNGLASGNHVVEATLHGLCEVVERDSTTLWHARGPRAQAKTRLDLGSVDDESCREVLEKYARAGVAVGAWETTSDVGVPAFTCSIVDREPEAFRPVAVASGMGCHPSREVALLRALTEAAQSRLTRISGARDDLHRKAYESAKDGVAAERLRARLREESPVRRFQDVPTYDGETLEDDLAWVLGKLGEAGLSQVVAVDLTKPELGVPVVRVVVPGLEPTHEAPGYVPGVRAQRVMRGRDE, translated from the coding sequence ATGCCCCTTCGCAACACCCTCCGCGAACCGGAAGCGGCCCCTTCCTCCGCCGGTACATCCAAGCGCTTCCGCCTCGGCACGCACCGGGTGGTCTCCCCACAACAGACGCTGGAGCGCGTGCGCCGGCTCATGCCGGCGCTGGGCATCACCCGCATCGCCAACGTCACCGGCCTGGACACCATCGGCATCCCCGTCGTCATGGTGGCGCGGCCCAACGCACGCTCGCTCGCGGTGTCGCAGGGCAAGGGGCTGACGCTGGACGCGGCGAAGGCGTCAGGACTCATGGAGTCGGTGGAGGGCTACCACGCCGAGCACATCTCCCTGCCGCTGAAGCTGGGCACGTACAACGAGCTGCGCTTCCGCGAGGCCGTGGTGGACGTGGCCGGCCTGCCCCGGCTGTCGGTGAGCCTGTTCCACGACAACTGGCGCATGCTGTGGGTGGAGGGCGTGAATCTGATGCAGGGCACCACGCTGTGGCTGCCCTTCGACCTCGTGCACACGGACTACACGCTGCCCCTGCCCACCGGCAGCGGCGCGTTCCTGATGAGCAGCAACGGGCTGGCCTCCGGCAACCACGTGGTGGAGGCCACGCTCCACGGCCTGTGCGAGGTGGTGGAGCGCGACTCCACCACGCTGTGGCATGCGCGCGGCCCTCGCGCCCAGGCGAAGACGCGGCTGGACTTGGGCTCGGTGGACGACGAGTCCTGCCGCGAGGTGCTGGAGAAGTACGCGCGCGCGGGCGTGGCGGTAGGCGCGTGGGAGACGACGAGCGACGTGGGCGTCCCCGCCTTCACGTGCTCCATCGTCGACCGCGAGCCGGAGGCCTTCCGCCCCGTCGCGGTGGCCAGCGGCATGGGCTGCCACCCGTCGCGCGAGGTGGCGCTGCTGCGCGCGCTGACGGAGGCGGCGCAGAGCCGGCTCACGCGCATCAGCGGGGCGCGGGATGACCTGCACCGCAAGGCCTACGAGTCCGCGAAGGACGGCGTCGCGGCGGAGCGGCTGCGGGCGCGGCTGCGCGAGGAATCCCCCGTGCGCCGCTTCCAGGACGTGCCCACGTACGACGGCGAGACGCTGGAGGACGACCTGGCGTGGGTGCTGGGGAAGCTGGGCGAGGCGGGGCTGTCCCAGGTGGTGGCGGTGGACCTGACGAAGCCGGAGCTGGGAGTGCCCGTGGTGCGGGTGGTGGTGCCGGGGCTGGAGCCCACGCATGAGGCCCCGGGCTACGTGCCCGGCGTGCGGGCGCAGCGGGTGATGCGGGGGCGCGACGAATGA